The following are from one region of the Mannheimia granulomatis genome:
- a CDS encoding DUF808 domain-containing protein: MAFASLFTLLDDIAAVLDDVSIMTKVAAKKTAGVIGDDLALNANQVSGKNILPERELPIVWAVAKGSFINKVILIPLALLLSVFLPQAIIPLLMIGGAYLCFEGVEKLLHKFLHKNEHSESEELSEKDKIKGAIRTDFILSAEIIIIALGVLQDSSTLIKILSLSAIGIGITVFVYGLVGLIVKLDDIGLWLMRKKSAFSQAIGKGLLFTMPWFMKTLSVIGTIAMFLVGGGIFSHSLPAIHHFVEKLQIAPNYLMFVDLVVGIIVGLICCIIILPIMKLFSKKA; the protein is encoded by the coding sequence ATGGCATTTGCGTCATTATTTACTTTGTTAGACGATATTGCAGCTGTGCTAGACGATGTGTCTATTATGACAAAAGTTGCAGCAAAAAAAACAGCAGGTGTGATTGGCGATGATTTAGCCTTAAATGCGAATCAAGTCAGCGGTAAAAATATCTTACCTGAACGCGAATTACCTATTGTTTGGGCAGTTGCAAAAGGTTCATTTATCAATAAAGTGATCTTAATTCCACTTGCCTTACTTCTATCAGTATTTCTGCCTCAAGCTATCATCCCATTGTTGATGATCGGTGGAGCTTATTTATGCTTTGAAGGTGTAGAAAAATTACTGCACAAATTCTTACATAAAAACGAGCATAGCGAATCCGAAGAACTGTCGGAAAAAGATAAAATTAAAGGTGCTATCCGTACAGATTTTATTTTATCAGCCGAAATTATCATTATTGCTTTAGGGGTTTTACAAGACTCCTCTACTCTCATTAAAATCTTATCTCTTTCTGCTATCGGTATCGGCATTACCGTGTTTGTTTACGGCTTAGTAGGCTTAATCGTTAAGTTAGATGACATCGGTTTGTGGCTAATGCGTAAAAAAAGTGCGTTCTCACAAGCGATCGGGAAAGGCTTATTATTTACAATGCCTTGGTTTATGAAAACACTTTCTGTTATTGGTACTATCGCAATGTTCTTAGTAGGAGGTGGAATCTTTTCCCATAGCTTACCGGCAATCCATCATTTTGTAGAGAAATTACAAATCGCGCCAAACTATTTAATGTTCGTTGATTTAGTTGTAGGTATTATAGTCGGCTTAATTTGTTGTATTATTATCTTACCTATAATGAAATTGTTTTCGAAAAAAGCTTAA